Proteins from a genomic interval of Rosa chinensis cultivar Old Blush chromosome 2, RchiOBHm-V2, whole genome shotgun sequence:
- the LOC121051453 gene encoding uncharacterized protein LOC121051453 — MIENRAKNAQQYEGVSLTTRKVSEIGTSVIEDRLNKLTLLMDQVVSAKGILQACGVCSMQGHVTDQCPQLTERGRGESVNAIGGYQGNHGGPPRPRYDPYSNTYNPGWRDHPNFKWTNNENTQNPLGGNSNYDQIIEALTNSTQALVQGQQNHTKDIADLKRQMGQVVDFMTKFHESGKLPSNTIRNPKGGFEGTTN, encoded by the exons atgattgaaaatagagcaaagaatgcccaacagtatgagggtgtaaGTCTCACAACTCGAAAGGTGAGTGAGATAGGTACTTCGGTCATTGAGGATAGATTgaataaactcacccttctcatggatcaagttgtgagtgcaaagggaatattgcaagcttgtggggtatgttctatgcaagggcatgtaactGACCAATGCCCTCAACTGACAGAGAGAGGAAGAGGGGAATCTGTGAACGCcataggaggataccaagggaaccatgggggtcccccacgtccaagatatgatccttattcgaatacctacaaccctggatggagggaccaccccaattTCAAATGGACGAACAATGAgaacactcagaatccccttggag GGAATTCGAACTATGATCAGATTATTGAGGCACTCACCAATTCTACTCAagccttggttcaaggacaacagaaccataccaaggacattgcagacctCAAGaggcaaatgggacaagtggtggacttcatgaccaagtttcatgagagtggtaagcttccaagcaacacaatacgaaacccaaagggaggctttgaaggcaCCACCAACTGA